Genomic DNA from Halobaculum sp. CBA1158:
GCACTCAAGTACAGCGGCCACTACGATGGCGAGCGCCTTCGCGAGGCTGCACACTCGCTCGATAACTACGGTATCGAACTCGTCTCGTTCGGGTCAGTCGGCCCCATCGCGGAGATTACGAACACCGTCGATATCACAGCCTACGACGCTGCCTACGTCGCACTCGCCGTCGAACGGGATGGGACAGCCTACACCGCCGATGGGAATCTCTTGCAGGATTTAGACGGGAGTGAGTACGAGGGCACCGTTGCCCACATCAAGACCTACTGAGCGATAAGTTGTGTTTCCTACTGCATACAGCCACTCTATTCAGCATCCCGCTCCAATCAGTTCCAGATGGTTTCAACAGAACCCGCGGTTCGTAATCACTGTGGCCGAACAGGTTCCTCACACTCGTAGCATTCCGCGAAGACCTGTGTCTCGTCCTCAGCCTCGTACTCGATGAGCACAGCTTCCGCTGGGATAGCCGACCCGCAGAACGGGCACGTGCCAAGTTCCGACGCTGTGTTCGCCATGGGAGTTGGGAAAGGGGGAACTTGGAGCGTGTGACAAGGTTCCAAGTTCCACGTGGATATTGAACCTCCATATGTAAATCACTCGGGGAAGCACGGTGAAAGTGATAAACGAGGCCGAGATCACTGAGCCGCCGAAGTCTCGACGGCGTGTTCCTCAACCAACTCAACGACATCGTAGACGTGAATCCCGGATTTGAACCACAGCACGCAGTCGGCGGTGTCGCCGAAGTCCTCCTCGGCGCAATCCAATCGCTCCGAGACGGCCACCACCAGATTGTCGACATCCGCGTCGCGGATCTTCGACAGCTTCTCGTCGAGATACTCGGGCGTCCAGAATCCCACGATTTCGAGGAGAGCCCGGCGACCGTCGGGATGTTCGACCGCAAAGTCCGGTAGCATCACCTCCTCGCCAAGATCCAGCACGTCATCCTCGCGCACCAACTCCCAGTCAGTGTTCGCCCGCTCCCATTTGGAAGCGAGCGTCCGCTCGACATCGCTGTCGAACTCGTCGCCGGAGCTGTAGGGCGATGACAGCGAATCTGTGTGGTCGAGTGCGAGTGTACGCGTCCGACTCACTGCGTCATCGTCTGCAATTGCTGCCTCCATCTCCCAGCGGTCACACAGCGGGAGCGCCGGCAGGAAATTCGCTAACCGGATGCCGTACTTGCGCGTTTGAGAGAACAGCGACGCCGGCCCGTCCAGCACGGCCTCGTATCCATCGGCCCGACCCGTGTTGGCCACGCGCTCGCCCTCTGCGTCGATGGGATAGATACGATGCATCAGCCCGAACAGCTTGACGTAGCTGAACACTGTTGCAAAGCGATCCCACACGCGGATGCGCATCTCCGTGGCGTCGTACAGCACGGCCTGCGCGAGTGCGAGATTGTAGCGGGCAAGCAGCCAATCGACCGTGATGTCGTCCTCGCGGTAGCGGTCGTCGGACTGGCCCGTGAGTTGGGTGGTTGATGAGCCGCTCTCGTCGTCGGCGTGATCCTCATGGATGCGATTTCCGAACCGAACGAGGCGCTTGTTGCGCTCCAAGTCCGCGTACATCCCCGTGTAGCACTCCTCCAGCGAGATGCCCAGCTCGTCGGCCACGGTGCTGTACACCTCCAGCTTCTGGGTGTCCTCACCGAGTGTGGGCTGGCGCACGATCGGATACCGCTCGTTGGCCTTCTCGAAGAGTCGCTGGCGAATCTCGCGTGGCTCGACAGGCGCCACTGTCTCGAACTCGGACTCGTCTCGCAACAGCTTCGCCAGTCCTTGGATGATCTTGTAGTCCGTGTCGGCGACGGTCAGCTCATCGATCTCGTCCTCGAGGTCGCCCTTCGGTTCGCCCAGATGTGCATCGAACAGGTCGATCAGCTCGCGGGCTGTCTGCCGGTATCGCTTCTCGTGGGGATCGATGAACTGGGGTTTGACCTCATCGTCGGTCGTGCGCGAGCGGGCGAGATCAGCTGTCAGCACTGCCGGTCACCCCCTGTCGTCGCTGTTGGGAGACGTAGTTTTCCTTGGTGTCGGCGGCGATGATCTCATACAGGCGGGCGGGTTCGCGTTCCTCTGTTGGGCGAAGAATCCGGCCAAGCCGCTGGGCGTACTGCCGCTTGGAGGCGCTTCCCGAGAGGATGATGCCGACGTTTGCGGCGGGCACGTCGATGCCCTCGTCCAGCACCTGCGACGTCGCCAGCATCGAGTACTCGCCGGTCTTGAACCGCTCCAGTATCTCGGTGCGCTCGTCGGTCTTGGTCTGGTGGGTGATGCAGGGGACGACGAACTCCTTGGAGATGTCGTAGGCGAACTCGTTGTTGGCGGTGAAGATGATGACGCGGTCGTCGTGATGGCGCTTGATCAGGTTGTCCAGCGTGTCAAGTTTCTTTGCGGCGGTGCGGGCGATCTTCTCGGCACGCTGCTTGGCGATCAGTGCCCGTCGTCCCTGCGGGTCGTAGGAGGTGCGCTGGAGGAACTCTTGATAGCCCGTCTCTTTCCAGAGGTCGAAGTCGTGGCTGTCGACGTAGTCGCGATAGATCTGGTACTCCTCGTCGTATCGCTCGCGCTCCTCGGACGTGAGATCGACAGAGAGATGGATCGTCTCGTACTCGCTGAGGTACTCGCCGGCGAGATTGTCCACCTGCTCCTCGTAGACGACCGGGCCGATCAGGTCTTCGAGCACCTCGTGCTTGTCGTCGGCCCGCTCGTAGGTAGCGGTCAGCCCCAACCGGTAGGGCGCGATCGTCATTTCGGGAATCTGCTGGTAGGTGGGGGCTGGCAGGTGATGCACCTCGTCTACGACGAGCAGGCCGAACCGGTCACCGTACTCGTCGATGTAGCGATAGGCGCTGTCGTAGGTGGTGACCGTGATGGGCGTCACGTCGTGGGAGCCGCCACCGAGGACACCGATGTCTTGTGAGAGCTGGTCGCCGAAGGCGTTGGTGAGAGTGGCGTGCCATTGGTTCATTAGGTCGATCGTCGGCACGACGACCAGCGTCGCGACACCGGCGTCAGCGATGGCTTGGATGCCGAGAAACGTCTTCCCGCTGCCAGTCGGGAGCACGACGCTGCCTCGACGGCCGTGGTCGCGCCACGCATTGAGCGCGGCCTGTTGATAATCCCGGGATTCGATCTGGACGGCTGGCATGAGCGCGATGTCGGGATAGGCCCGCGCGTCGTCCGTGAGATCGACGTCTTGTCCTGCACTCTGGTGGAGTTCTAATTGCCCATTCTCGGCCGTTGGATCGTCCCACTCACCGGCCCAGTCTCGAATCGACCGATAGTGGCGGGCCTGAGCGCGATACTCGTCGACGCGGTCGTCCCACTCCGCGTGAGGCACACCATCGGGGGCGTCCCGGAGCAAGAGCGTTCCATCGTCGAACTCGATACGCATTTCGGGTGGAGTGAGACTTTGCGACTGAGGCGGTTATCAGTACCGGAGATAAGGGTGTTATTCAACGGTTCAAAACACCAGTTCTCTGCTTCCTTGGTTAGTACAGAGGAGGTGAGTGGCGGCAATCACCGAAAGCTTATCAGCGTGATTCGCCACTAAACAGATATGGCGAGCACGTCACGCGACAAGAAGCGGGATGGGGTGGAATTCATCCGTGAAGATGACGGGAGCGTGACCGCTCATGATATCGAGACCGGTCTCGCGAGGGGTGGAGACACTCGTGCCGACGCCCTCGCACAACTGGCCGAAGTCCTCCGACTCGAAGACGGGGGCGGAGAGCCTATCGACGATCCGGACGACTTCCTCCGGACAGAGATGAACATCGATCCTGACGACCTCGACGAGCACGACGAACTGCCAGAATTTTTGCAGTGAATGGTTCGGAAAACGTTTTCCGGACGAGAGATAGCGAAAGTCCTCCGGAGTTTTGGATACGTTCCCGTCTCCCGCGAGGGAAGTCACGTCCGACTCCGATACGAACATCCCGAGACCGGTGAAGTTCGGAATGTCGACGTCCCTCAACACAAGGAAGTACGAATTGGAACACTGCGGTCAATTGCAGACCAGTGTGGTGCAGACGACTTCGAAGCGTGGTGTGAGTGGATCGACGACCACGCCTGAGCTTGGTTCGAATAGCCCTGAAGTCAACGCCAGTGCGAACTGCTATGTGATATCCGGGCACCAGAGTCCCGAATACCGTGTTGTCTCACGCGTCGCCGTGGTGGAACTCATCACGTCCGCACAATTGTAGGTCTTGAGCACGAATCGACGCGTATGGGCCGGAATATGCTCGTCGACGGCGAGTGGAAGACAGACCTCGAACCGTATACCGACGAGGGCGGCGCGTTCGACCGGGCCGAAACCTCGTTCCGCGACTGGATTCGGGGCACCCACCGAAACGCAGAAGATGTCGTCACGGACGGGCCGGAACCCGAGGCCGGTCGCTATCATCTCTACATCGCGCGGAACTGTCCGTGGGCACACGGGGCCGCGCTCACGCGCCAGTTGGCTGGACTCACCGACGCCGTCACGATGGACATCGTCGACCCCGTCCGCGAGGACGAGGGCTGGGAGTTCACGCCCAAAAAGGACGGCTGCACGCCCGAAACCGTCAACGGCGCCGATTACCTTCGCGAGGTGTACGTCGCCGCCGACCCCGAGTACACGGGCCGCGTGACCGTCCCCGTGCTGTGGGATAAACGGGAGGATACCATCGTCAACAACGAGTCGATCGAGATCATGCGGATGTTCGCCACCGCGTTCGACGATGTCGGTAACGACGGGATTGACCTGTATCCCGAGGCCTACCGCGAGGAGATCGACCGCATCATCGACGCGATCTACGACCCCATCAACAACGGTGTCTACCGCGCCGGCTTCGCGGAGTCGCAGGAAGCCTACGACGAGGCCGTCACCGATGTCTTCGACGCGCTCGACCACTGGGACGAGGTGCTGGCCGACCAGCGGTACCTCGCCGGCAACCGGCTGACTCTCGCAGACGTGCGGATGTTCCCGACGCTCGTCCGCTTCGACCACTGCTACCACACGGCCTTCAACTGCGACCGGCAGTACCTCCACCAGTACGAGAATCTCTGGCCGTACCTGCGCGACCTCTACCAGACGCCCGGATTCGCAGAGACGGTGCGAATGGAGCACATCAAGGATCAGGGCTACTATCAGGGCGAAATCACGCCCATCGGCCCGGATATTGACTTCGACGCACCACACGACCGCGACCAGCTGTCAAGTGAAGAGCCAGCAGTACAGACATAGGACGTGGGAAAGGCCAGCTGCGCCATCGAAGATGAACCTCTCCACCGAACAGATCCGCGATCTCGGCACGAGTGAAGTGTTCGATCGCGCCCGCAACTACCGCGACGAGGAGCGCATAGAGCGCATCGACCGCTTCGACGAGACCGTAAGCGCCGCCGTGCAGGGCTCCCAACCTGAACCCTACGAGGTCGAGATCCAGTTCGTGGATGGCGCTGTCGAGCCCGAAACCGTCGACGCCACCTGCACGTGTCCGTACGACTGGGGCGGGTACTGCAAGCATATCATTGCGGTGCTGCTGGAATTCGCAGAGGGCGATGTTGACCTAGAAGACGAGCGCGAGGCCGTCGAACGTGTCCTCTCTAACGCCCATCCCGAGGAACTCCAGAAGTTCTTGCTCGAGGAGTCCGAGCGCGACGCCGATCTGCGACGGCGACTGCTGACACGCTTCGAGGAGCAGGACACGCAGAGCCTCTACGATTACAAGAAGGAGATGAGCCAGCAGTACCGCGGCCCCTACACATACCAGTACGAGGGCCCCGACTTCTCGGAGTTTCACGACCTCGCGGAGACCCACCGTGAGCAGGACAATCCGCTGGAGGCGGCCATCATCTACCGCGCGATGACCGAGGTTCGGATCGAGAATATGGACATGGTGCAGGATTACTACGGCGAGGACTTCGAGACAGAACTCGACGCGTTCGTCGAGTGCATCCGCGAGGCCGACCTCGGCCACGAGGAGAAACGCGAGTACATCGACTACCTCTTCGAACGGTGGGGAAGCGACGATTCAGCCGTCGGCACGTTCTCGGGCCAGTACGAGGACGCACTCTGGGATCTTTGCACCCACGACGCGGATCTACAGTACTGGCGCGACCTCCTCGAAGACGACCTCCCGGCCGAGATTCCCGAGACGAACGAGCCCGACGACGGGATCGGATCGTTCGATACGCGCCGCTACGAGGCCGAACGACGCATCGAAATGTACGCGGACGTGCTGGATGCGCTCGGCGACACCGAGACACTCCGGGAGGTGTACGAGCAATACTATCCCAACATCCGGGAGTTCTGTGTGCGGTATGCCCGTCTACTCGCAGCTGAAGGCGAGAGCGACCGGGCAATCGAGGTTGCTGAAGAAGGGCTGGACGCGCTCTCGAATGTCGGAGAGCTTCGATGCTTTCTGATCGACGCGTACGCCGACCGCGACCCGGAGCGACGCAAGGAACTCCTCCGGGAGCAGTTCCTCCAGTCGGGGGACTGGGAGTACTACGAGCAGTTGCGGTCACGCTGCTCGGACGACGAGTGGAAGGAGATGGTCGCGGACTTCGAAGCGCGGTTCAAGGACTCGAACGTGCATCGCTTGATCGACCTCTATCTGCGCGAGGAGCACACGGCAGACGCGTTCGAGACGGTCATCGAGGCGGCTCGCGAGGAATCTGACGATACCTTCCGGCGAGCGGTCGGTGACAACGGCCTCACGATTTTGAGCGAATACCGTGATGATGTCGCGGACTACGATCCGGTGACCTACTACGAGGTCTACGAAGAACGTCTCGAACCGTTCCTCGCGGACACGACAGGCCGCGATCACTATCAGATGGTCGTGGAGTACCTCGAAGAGATGCGAGATTTGGGTTTCGACGAGGAATTTGAGGCGTTCGTCGCGCACCTGAAAGAGAAGCACTCGAACCGACCCGCCTTTCTCGACGAAATGGAGGCGCTCGATAATGATGTTTGAGCCACCGATCCCGCTCAAAACCAGCCCAAATTTTTGCCGCCACGGTGAGTACGTTCTTCCGTATGCCCTCCACCAGTATATCGTCAAATGTGCCCGATTGGATGAAGACACAGCGGAACCTCACAATCCTTGTAGCGATCCTCGTAGCCGTTCCGATAGCGTACGGCTTTCGGGTGATGGTCAGCGGTGCGGACTTCGGAGGCAGCTTTCTGCTGCTGATGACCCTTGCGGTCGGCGTTCCTTCGGCCTACGACGAGTACTGGCCGAAACACGACCGAATATGGAACGCGGTCATCTGGATGGTTTTGGCCTGCATAGTCGCCACCACGGAGTTCATCGGTCTCTATCTCCTCGGAACTGAGCTTGGCAATCTCTCTCCATTCCCTGCGTCAATCGGTGCGTTCCTCATTACTGACCTCGGGAACCTCGCGTGGCTCTCAGTTCGGAAACGTCAGCGCAATTCTGGCAGGTAGCATCTGTCCTAAGCTGTTCTCAGGGAAATCAGCGTGTCATAGAAACTTCCGCACGCTCTGCTTATCCAAGTCTTGTCAAGACTTCCGTGCAAGAGACAACGCGCGTATCGCTCACTGATCAAGATCGATATCGGTGAACTCAAACCGGGCTCCACCGTCAGTCCCATCGACGACCGCAACCTGCCAGCCGTGGGCCTCGGCGATCCGTTTGACGATCGTCAGCCCAAACCCCGTCCCGCCGCTTGCCGAGGTGTGCCCGGGGTCAAACACGTCCTCACGGGCCTCTTCAGGAATCCCCGGGCCGGTGTCTTCGACGTAAAATCCGCTGTCGTCAATTTGGCCGACGCGGACGGTCACGGCTGGCCCGCCGTGTTCAAGTGCGTTCCGAAAGAGGTTCTCGAAGACATGCTGGAGCCGGCCCCGGTCACCAGTAATCGTGACCTCGTCCGCGATCTCGATGGTTGCCTCGTCTGTTCGGACGTTTTTCCAGCACTTACCGAGTATATTGATTAACTCTATGCGTTCGGGGTCGGAGACGACTTGGCCCTGTCTGGCGAGTGTGAGCGTATCGGAGATGATTTCTTCCATACGATCAAGCGACTCGGCTATCGGGACAAGATGCTCGCTATCGCAGTCGTCGGCGAGCAGTTCTGCCCGGGCCTGTGCGACGTTGAGGGGATTGCGCAAATCGTGGGACACCACGCTTGCGAACTCGTCGAGTTGCTCCTTCTGGCTCCGGAGTTGTCGTTCCTGTTTGACCCGCTCGGTGATGTTCCGTGTGATACCGATGATCTGGGTCACCTCTCCGTTCGTCATAACTGGCGTAAGAACCGTTTGCCAAAACCGTGCGCCCGTCTCGACGGGGAGTTCCTCCTCGTACGAAATCGGTTCACGGGCTTGGACACACCGGCGGTAGTTAGCCTGAAGATCCGCTCCGATGTCCTCACCGAACACGTCTGTCGGGGTCTTCCCCTGAACCTCAGCGGTTGTAATCCCGGTCTGTTCCTCGTAGGCCCGGTTCAGGCGCTCGAAGCGAAACACGTACTCCGTGTCCTCTGACTCGACGGTCAGGAAGAAAATACTATCCTCGACATTCGCAAGGAGTGTTCTGTACTCTTCGGCGAGCCCCCGAAACTGTTGTTCCTGTCGTTTTCGCTGGGAGATGTCACGGCTATTCACGAGGATTCCGCTGATGTCCGGATCGTCGAACCGATTTTGCAGCGTTGCCTCGATCCAACACCACGAGCCGTCGGCACGACGAAACCGCGTCTCGATCACTTGGACATCATCAGGGTTCGTCTGAATGGTCTCGATAGCATCGGCAACGGCATCACGGTCATCGGGATGTTGATACTCATAGCCGACTTCTCCGACCAACTCCCCGGGCTCGTATCCGAGCGTCCGAGTGACCGAGGGGCTCACGTACGTAATCGTCCCATCCGAATCGATGATAGTCGCAATGTCCGAAGATTCTTCGACGAGCTTCCGATGCAAGTCCCCGTCCATAGAGGTGCTATGATGGGTCAGTACATAACTAACAGCACCGAACACAGAAAGCTGGCCCCCAATGAATTCACGCTCTATATCTTGCACTGCCTTCTGTAACTAGATCTACCCCAATATTTTCACGCCCGGTGGCACCGCAGTAAATCGGGTGGGACTGTTTCTATGACACGCTAGAGGAAGTAGTAAGGTAGGCAACTGTTGTATGACTCCCTGTGAGTGACAACACCGACCGCGCGTTGTCCGCTCGACACACCTCGGCCGATCACTGGAGCGCCCGATCTGTGAATGTCTCGTAAGCTTCGGCGATGGTCTCGATGATTTCGTCTCTGTCTTCGTCTGCGAGGCTGTCGCCTCGGAATTCGATGAGCGAATCGAGAACGACTTCAAACTCTGGTGGATCGACCGTCTTCGCCACGACAGTCCAGCCGTCCGCGTCGGTGTACGCGAGCGACGCCACGACGTTCGCAGTGAACACGAGGACGTTCCGAATTTCGCCAAGCGTTCCATCGCCTCCGACGAGACTGTCCGGAGTGGCTGGAATCACGAGCAGGTCGTCACGCTCGTGGGACAATCTGAGCGTCTCGCTAGCTGCGAGTGGTCGGTCGAGAAGTCCGCTGATCATTCTGCTCTCGACTCCGTATGGTACTCACCACCGGTCTTGAACTCGGTCAGCTCCTCGATCCGGCTCTCCAGCTCCTTGATCTCCTCGCGAAGTTCCTCGGCTTCAGGGTCGTCGCTCGTAGCGAGCCGGTCTTTCAGCCCCTGCAGTCGCGTTTCGCGTTGTTCCTCGTCAACCTCGGCCTTCCGGACGTACTCCGTTTCCTCGATATCGTACACGTCCGATTCGGAGAGTTCCGTCACGTCGAGAGCGTCGTCGACCTTGTCGCGGTCGACGCTCACCACGCGCTCGCGGTCGATGCCCGCGTCCTCCAACGCGGCCAGCACTTCCTCGTCGTCCCGGAGGTCTCGGTTGCGCCGCGTCGTTCGTTGGACGGAGCCGAACTGGCCGTGAACGGGCTGGTCATGGTGCAGGCGATCCAACAGCACGTCTGTCACGGTCTGGCGCAGGTCGTTGGCATCGCGCTGGATGTCCGAGAGCAGGGTGTAGAGATTGATGAGGGCGGGCGTGTCCAGCGCCTCCAGCGAGGAGAGGTCGTTCCGCTCCAGCGCGTCGACGAGAAGGAGTGCATCGCTGTAGACATCCACGTCGGGTTCAGTGCGCTCGGTGGAACCCTCGTCCGAGTCCTCGTCGTCTGTCCCCGTGATGATCTGGCTCCCGGTCGGTTCGTCGGTTTCGCGGATCACGCCCGCGCTCTCGTCGACCTCGAATCGTGGGTGCAGACTCAACACGGCGGGATACGGATCGGCGTCGGGCGGGAGCCGCGAAAGGTCGAATCCGTCGACGGTGTTACTGATGCGCTCATGGAGCGTCTCGAACTGGTCGCGCTGGAGCGGTCGGGTCTCGTCCACGTCGCGGTTGAGAAACTCGACGACGATTCGGTGTTCCTGTGTGTCGGTGATCCGGAAGCGACTTTGAGAGAGTGGTGTGAGCAGGGTCGCATCCTCGGCGAGATCCTCGCACTCGTCGAGGAGCGTATGCCACGTGACGCTGAACGGCATTACTGGGGAGTATCGTCGGAAGACAGGTAAAGCGTGAGGGTGGTTCGCTCAGACGCCGAGATCGCGGAATGTCCAGTCGTTCGGCAGGTTGGCGTCGAATCCGGTCTCTTCGACGAGGTCACGGATGCGCTGTTCGACCGTTTCGTCCAGCTCGAACGTGTAGTCGAATTCCTCGTGCCAGTCGTAGTACCGCGGCATCCCCGGCCAGTGGTCGTCCGTCTTCAGCCCGTAGACGCAGTCGAGCAGGTAGCGGCGATACGGCATATTGTCACGGGTGACGCGAGGGAGCGTCCCGTCGATCGACTCGTCTCTCACCAACTCTTCGAGCAGATCGACCGCCGCGTACTGGTCGGCGTAGAACGCATGT
This window encodes:
- a CDS encoding type II toxin-antitoxin system VapC family toxin translates to MADVVVDTSTVVKWYIPEQHHEQARALRDDFLNGKHDLCAPALMPFEAVNALKYSGHYDGERLREAAHSLDNYGIELVSFGSVGPIAEITNTVDITAYDAAYVALAVERDGTAYTADGNLLQDLDGSEYEGTVAHIKTY
- a CDS encoding PAS domain-containing sensor histidine kinase, with amino-acid sequence MDGDLHRKLVEESSDIATIIDSDGTITYVSPSVTRTLGYEPGELVGEVGYEYQHPDDRDAVADAIETIQTNPDDVQVIETRFRRADGSWCWIEATLQNRFDDPDISGILVNSRDISQRKRQEQQFRGLAEEYRTLLANVEDSIFFLTVESEDTEYVFRFERLNRAYEEQTGITTAEVQGKTPTDVFGEDIGADLQANYRRCVQAREPISYEEELPVETGARFWQTVLTPVMTNGEVTQIIGITRNITERVKQERQLRSQKEQLDEFASVVSHDLRNPLNVAQARAELLADDCDSEHLVPIAESLDRMEEIISDTLTLARQGQVVSDPERIELINILGKCWKNVRTDEATIEIADEVTITGDRGRLQHVFENLFRNALEHGGPAVTVRVGQIDDSGFYVEDTGPGIPEEAREDVFDPGHTSASGGTGFGLTIVKRIAEAHGWQVAVVDGTDGGARFEFTDIDLDQ
- a CDS encoding DEAD/DEAH box helicase family protein; protein product: MRIEFDDGTLLLRDAPDGVPHAEWDDRVDEYRAQARHYRSIRDWAGEWDDPTAENGQLELHQSAGQDVDLTDDARAYPDIALMPAVQIESRDYQQAALNAWRDHGRRGSVVLPTGSGKTFLGIQAIADAGVATLVVVPTIDLMNQWHATLTNAFGDQLSQDIGVLGGGSHDVTPITVTTYDSAYRYIDEYGDRFGLLVVDEVHHLPAPTYQQIPEMTIAPYRLGLTATYERADDKHEVLEDLIGPVVYEEQVDNLAGEYLSEYETIHLSVDLTSEERERYDEEYQIYRDYVDSHDFDLWKETGYQEFLQRTSYDPQGRRALIAKQRAEKIARTAAKKLDTLDNLIKRHHDDRVIIFTANNEFAYDISKEFVVPCITHQTKTDERTEILERFKTGEYSMLATSQVLDEGIDVPAANVGIILSGSASKRQYAQRLGRILRPTEEREPARLYEIIAADTKENYVSQQRRQGVTGSADS
- a CDS encoding SWIM zinc finger family protein, which translates into the protein MKSQQYRHRTWERPAAPSKMNLSTEQIRDLGTSEVFDRARNYRDEERIERIDRFDETVSAAVQGSQPEPYEVEIQFVDGAVEPETVDATCTCPYDWGGYCKHIIAVLLEFAEGDVDLEDEREAVERVLSNAHPEELQKFLLEESERDADLRRRLLTRFEEQDTQSLYDYKKEMSQQYRGPYTYQYEGPDFSEFHDLAETHREQDNPLEAAIIYRAMTEVRIENMDMVQDYYGEDFETELDAFVECIREADLGHEEKREYIDYLFERWGSDDSAVGTFSGQYEDALWDLCTHDADLQYWRDLLEDDLPAEIPETNEPDDGIGSFDTRRYEAERRIEMYADVLDALGDTETLREVYEQYYPNIREFCVRYARLLAAEGESDRAIEVAEEGLDALSNVGELRCFLIDAYADRDPERRKELLREQFLQSGDWEYYEQLRSRCSDDEWKEMVADFEARFKDSNVHRLIDLYLREEHTADAFETVIEAAREESDDTFRRAVGDNGLTILSEYRDDVADYDPVTYYEVYEERLEPFLADTTGRDHYQMVVEYLEEMRDLGFDEEFEAFVAHLKEKHSNRPAFLDEMEALDNDV
- a CDS encoding DUF790 family protein, with product MLTADLARSRTTDDEVKPQFIDPHEKRYRQTARELIDLFDAHLGEPKGDLEDEIDELTVADTDYKIIQGLAKLLRDESEFETVAPVEPREIRQRLFEKANERYPIVRQPTLGEDTQKLEVYSTVADELGISLEECYTGMYADLERNKRLVRFGNRIHEDHADDESGSSTTQLTGQSDDRYREDDITVDWLLARYNLALAQAVLYDATEMRIRVWDRFATVFSYVKLFGLMHRIYPIDAEGERVANTGRADGYEAVLDGPASLFSQTRKYGIRLANFLPALPLCDRWEMEAAIADDDAVSRTRTLALDHTDSLSSPYSSGDEFDSDVERTLASKWERANTDWELVREDDVLDLGEEVMLPDFAVEHPDGRRALLEIVGFWTPEYLDEKLSKIRDADVDNLVVAVSERLDCAEEDFGDTADCVLWFKSGIHVYDVVELVEEHAVETSAAQ
- a CDS encoding type II toxin-antitoxin system HicA family toxin; amino-acid sequence: MVRKTFSGREIAKVLRSFGYVPVSREGSHVRLRYEHPETGEVRNVDVPQHKEVRIGTLRSIADQCGADDFEAWCEWIDDHA
- a CDS encoding glutathione S-transferase family protein, producing MGRNMLVDGEWKTDLEPYTDEGGAFDRAETSFRDWIRGTHRNAEDVVTDGPEPEAGRYHLYIARNCPWAHGAALTRQLAGLTDAVTMDIVDPVREDEGWEFTPKKDGCTPETVNGADYLREVYVAADPEYTGRVTVPVLWDKREDTIVNNESIEIMRMFATAFDDVGNDGIDLYPEAYREEIDRIIDAIYDPINNGVYRAGFAESQEAYDEAVTDVFDALDHWDEVLADQRYLAGNRLTLADVRMFPTLVRFDHCYHTAFNCDRQYLHQYENLWPYLRDLYQTPGFAETVRMEHIKDQGYYQGEITPIGPDIDFDAPHDRDQLSSEEPAVQT